The window GTGCCATTGACGGTGTACCGTGATTTGGGTAAGTTATTGGGCGAATTTACCGACAATTCAGTGGAGCCGAATTTGCAGCGATGGAAACGTTTGGCAAAGCGTGATAAAACTGAGTATGACAAGCGGGTAACCGTTGGCTTGGTGGCTAAATACATTGATAATTCTGATACCTACTTGTCGGTAACCGAGGCGCTAAAGTCTGCCGCTTGGGCGAACAAAAGCGAGATTTCTATCAAGTGGATTAACGCTGAGACAGCCAGTGAAGCTGATTTTGCCAGCGTTGACGCTATCGTGGTGCCGGGCGGTTTTGGTACGCGCGGCGTGGAGGGCAAGATCAAGGCGGCTGAATATTGTATAAAAAACAACAAGCCGTATCTAGGAATTTGCCTGGGTTTGCAGGCGGCGGTCATTGCGGCAGCGCGTTTGGGCGGCGTGGCGAATGCTAACAGTGAAGAGTTCGGTGCTGAGCCTGGCGCGAATGTGGTGTACATCATGGACGGCCAGCAGGGCAAGCAGTTGACCGGCGGCACGATGCGCCTCGGTGATTATCTGGCGGTACTGAAATCTGGTTCGCTCGTTGCTAAAATTTATGGTAAAACAGAGGTAATTGAGCGGCATCGCCATCGCTACGAAGTGAATCAAGATTTTGTTCAAGCGATTGAGAGGGGCGGCCTGGTGATTTCTGGCACGTCGCCGAACGGTCAGCTGGTGGAATTTATCGAAGCGCCGCATCATCGGTATTTCGTGGCCACGCAAGCTCATCCTGAATTTAAGTCGCGCCCGTTCCGCCCGCATCCATTATTTGACGGGCTGATTCGAGCTGCCTTGACAAAGTAAAAAACTTATGCTAACATACGGCCAGATAGTACCTAACATAAAAAGGAATAAAAATGGCTGAAGAAACAATTGAAACACATGATCCGCTTGATGGGACGACGTTAAGTCATGACGATGCCTCGGCGCTTGGGTATGTTTTGCGTCACGTCAAGGGTTCGAGTCCGAGTTCGGTGACGCTGCTGCAGCTGGAAGAACTGAGCCAGGACTAAAACCGCTCGCCGTCTGTTATACTGGAAGGTATGGAACAGATTATTTCTCAGGCGGTGAAACAACTTTTTGATCAAGATGTATCGGTGCAATTGACGCGCCCCGACCCGAAGTTCGGCGACTTTGCGACGAATGTGGCGCTGCAACTAGCAAAACCCTTGGGCAAAAATCCGCGTGAGATTGCTGAGGCGATTGCCGAAGAGTTGCGCGGTCACCAGGATTTTAGCGAGGTTAGCGTGGCTGGTCCGGGGTTTATCAATGTGAAATTAAGCGACCAAGCGGTGTTGGAGTCGCTGAAAGTGCGCCCAGCGACTAATCGTGCAGGAAAAACAGTGGTCATTGAGACTAATTGCCCAAATCCGTTTAAGGCCATGCACATTGGCCACGCCTTGAATTCAATTCTGGCGGACACGATGGCGAATTTGCTGGCAGTGGACGGCGCGGCGGTACACCGGGTGAGTTATCACGGCGATGTCGGTACGCATGTCGGCAAGAGTATGTGGGCGATTCTTCGCGAGATTGATGGCGATGTCAGCAAGTTAGATGCTATCCCGGCTGATAAGCGCAACGAGTTTATGAGCCGTATGTATGTTGAAGGAACGCGGGCGGCCAAGGAATCGCCAGAGGCACGGGCAGAAATCGACGAGCTAGCCAAGCAATCGTTTGTGCTAGACGATCCGCTGTACAAGCAAGTGTACGAGATTTGTAAGGCCTGGAGTTTTGATGAAATTGACGCCAATGTGGCGCGACTGGGCAATGTGCCAATTGAGCGGCGCTATGTCGAGAGCGAAACCGAAGTGCCAGGCAAAGCCTTGATCAAAGCAAAAACCCCAGAGGTCTTTACCGAATCAGACGGTGCATATATATTCAAAGGTAGTCAATACGGTGCGTTTGATAATGTGTTTATCGGTTCGCACGGCAACGGGTTGTACGGCGCACACGATATGGGGCTGATTCAGCTGAAACATCAAGATTATCCAAATTTGGACTTGTCGATTACGGTCAACGGTGAGGAGCAGGCGGCGTATTTCCGTGGGGTGATCGCCGCCAGCGAATTGGCGATTTCAGAGCTGAAAGGTAAATTGTTTAATTATGCGACTGGCCTCGTCAAACTAACGACCGGCAAGATGAGCTCGCGCACTGGTGAGGTAATCACTATCGATTGGCTGTTTAACGAGTTCAAAAAGGCCATCAAGCAAGCTGGCGGCGAGCCGACCGACGAAGTAGTGGCGGGCGCACTGCGCTATCAATTCCTGAAAGTGAAAATTGGTAGCGACGTGGTGTTTGATATCAATGATGCGGTCAGTCTAACAGGTAACACCGGTAGTTATCTGCAATACGCGCACGCTCGGGCGCGGGGCATCTTGGCAAAGTCTGAACAGGCAGTCACGTTCCCGACGGAATTGTTCGACGAAGATCGGCTATTGGTCAGGAAATTGAGTGAATATACGGAGGCGGTTAACCGCGCCACCGAAAGTTTGGAGCCGCATCATATTTGCACCTATTTGTTTGAATTGGCGCAGGAGTTCAACCGCTATTACGAGAAAAATCAAGTTGTTGGCAGCGATAAAGAAGCACACCGCGTCGGTTTGGTGGCAGTGTATGCTGATATCTTGAAGGCGGGACTCACCATTCTTGGTATCAGTGCCCCTGATAAATTGTAAAATATTAGTAAATATTGTATGATACAGCAGAGATGGACGAGTATCTTTCTGCTAATTTGATGACACCTAAATGGCGATTAGTTGAGGCTGGTCCAGGACTACGGCGTGAGTTTTTATTAGACTCGCAGCAGCTGAAGTTGATTTGTGCGGTGTATGAACAGTCTCCGCAGATGTTTGATGATGCAACGAAAGCAGCGGTTGACATAGCACGGGTGGTACGACAAACGGTGGATTTTGCTCCGACTTTGGCTAACTCACCGCTACTCGATGCAATTGAAGTTGCCAATCGTGAGGCCACAAATTGTTTTGGCCATGTCATTATTGCGTCAGAGTGTCTGGAGCAGCTCGGCATTGAGCATTTTGTCAGTTATGCGAATCAGCACGCCATGGTGACACTATTTGATCGGAGCAGCGAGCGAGCTTTTTTGCTGGATGTAGCGACGGAGGAGTTGTGCTGTGATATGACTGGCGTAATTGGCAGCGGCGCGTCCAACCCGCTTGACCAGTTGGCGATGGGTGAGTTGCGGGCAGTGAATGCGTTTTTTTCAGAGGAACTCTTGAAACGACTACCGCCGTCGATTGATAGGCAAAAGTTTATGAGCTCAAGGCCATGGCTGTCATTTGATGCTATTGATGCGGCACAATCTCACGAATATAAGCCCCGAAATCGGATATTACAGTTCTTAACATTACCCTCAGTACCGGGGCGTATGTTGTTGATTCAGCAGTATAATGCTGCCCGACGAGCGGGGTCGGGCGACATTGAAGCAGCAAGTGAAGAGCTGTCAGAATTATCAGGGATATATCTTGATGTTGATTCGCGAAATGGCCTGAAAGAAGTTGATGAGTTGTGCCGTCGGCTAATATCGGCGGGAAAATATGACGAAGCAATTGATTTGGCGACTATGGTGGACGAGAGCTTGGTTCCAGACGACAAATCGAAAAATAAGCTATTTTTGCCAGATGTCATGCGAAAAATTGCCAAACAGAAGGGCGACAAGAGACTTGCCCAAGAAGCCATTGCACTATATGAGGCGAAACCGCCAAATAGCCTGCGCAACGGCAAGCTTGCTGCAGCCAGAAAACTTTTAAATAATTTGTAAAGTTTTATGCTACAATCAAGACACCACTTAACATAAAGGAGTTTTTATGGCAGAGAAAAAAGTAGCCAAAAAGGCGACTACTAAACAGACGACTGCTAAGAAATCAATTGTGAAAAAACCAAGTGTGGCGGCACTGAAAGAAAAAGCGGCAGCAGTCAAGGGCCATGGCGGCGGTTTTATGACATTTATCCGTGAGCAGGGCGTGGTTGGCTTGGCTGTCGGTCTGGCGATCGGTACAGCGGCTGGCGATACCGTGAAAAAGTTGGTGACAGCGTTTATCGACCCGCTGGTGCAGTTGATTGTCGGCTCGCAGGAAGGTCTGCAAGCGGCATCATTCTCTGTTGAAATTGCCGGTCGTAAGGGTGAGTTTCTGTACGGCGCGTTTGTTAGCTCGCTCATCACTTTGTTAGCGGTGGCCTTTGTGGTGTATGCGATTATTCACTTCTTGAAGCTGGATAAATTAGACAAGAAAAAAGACTAATTGGGCCTTAAAAACAGATCCGCCGGATAAATGACGGCGGATTTTTATATGAAACGGTTTATGCTAGAACAAGGCGTACCGCTCCTAGCGCGAGAGTATGGTGCTTAGTGGGCTAGGAA is drawn from Candidatus Saccharibacteria bacterium oral taxon 488 and contains these coding sequences:
- a CDS encoding CTP synthase; its protein translation is MEANKTVRKKQKFIFVTGGVLSGVGKGITAASIGAVLQAKGIAVSAQKCDPYLNVDAGLLNPKEHGECFVTKDGAETDLDLGHYERFLDLELTRKNTTLSGRLLRDLIADERAGKFGGQTVQMVPHLTNSIKAAIREAAEGDVHIVEIGGTVGDYEGLSFIEAIRGFALDVGRDNCLFVHVVYVPFLEASHEYKTKPAQNALADLRGFGIMPDVVAVRTEGHDKPPRSIGEKIAISSGVRREGIIMMPNVDTVYEVPLTVYRDLGKLLGEFTDNSVEPNLQRWKRLAKRDKTEYDKRVTVGLVAKYIDNSDTYLSVTEALKSAAWANKSEISIKWINAETASEADFASVDAIVVPGGFGTRGVEGKIKAAEYCIKNNKPYLGICLGLQAAVIAAARLGGVANANSEEFGAEPGANVVYIMDGQQGKQLTGGTMRLGDYLAVLKSGSLVAKIYGKTEVIERHRHRYEVNQDFVQAIERGGLVISGTSPNGQLVEFIEAPHHRYFVATQAHPEFKSRPFRPHPLFDGLIRAALTK
- the argS gene encoding arginine--tRNA ligase is translated as MEQIISQAVKQLFDQDVSVQLTRPDPKFGDFATNVALQLAKPLGKNPREIAEAIAEELRGHQDFSEVSVAGPGFINVKLSDQAVLESLKVRPATNRAGKTVVIETNCPNPFKAMHIGHALNSILADTMANLLAVDGAAVHRVSYHGDVGTHVGKSMWAILREIDGDVSKLDAIPADKRNEFMSRMYVEGTRAAKESPEARAEIDELAKQSFVLDDPLYKQVYEICKAWSFDEIDANVARLGNVPIERRYVESETEVPGKALIKAKTPEVFTESDGAYIFKGSQYGAFDNVFIGSHGNGLYGAHDMGLIQLKHQDYPNLDLSITVNGEEQAAYFRGVIAASELAISELKGKLFNYATGLVKLTTGKMSSRTGEVITIDWLFNEFKKAIKQAGGEPTDEVVAGALRYQFLKVKIGSDVVFDINDAVSLTGNTGSYLQYAHARARGILAKSEQAVTFPTELFDEDRLLVRKLSEYTEAVNRATESLEPHHICTYLFELAQEFNRYYEKNQVVGSDKEAHRVGLVAVYADILKAGLTILGISAPDKL